The following proteins come from a genomic window of Candidatus Saccharibacteria bacterium oral taxon 488:
- a CDS encoding glycosyltransferase family 4 protein, whose translation MRVGLFTDTYRPSINGIVFVVESLKRELEALGHDVYVFCPAKSMNPAKQAELLNEDPDSHIIRFPSIKGAFFDDYDTSVFFPPAVQRRIKELELDIVHIFTPSQIGLVGVSVAHKQQIPLVIQHCTDMYEFAEHYPAVLPGILTLAGVVLPLSIKLRGRDLFELVKLYRPRGITKWNRAIIECVITILYSKADAVIALSRKSVAQLSGWQDDDHLYDLTLLPNGVNALPRPSAAQLKAFRAQWGLRASDEVFGFIGRLGEEKNLPILIQAFDKYVAKARPKSKLLFVGDFEYRKKLEAMAAESKYADRIIFTGALPREELGVAYQALDVFCFPSLKDTQGWVLHEAAHARKPIIIIDTQVSEVVRDGVNGIFVKNRPKSMADAIITLLRSPARRARFGAESKKLAATFTERRQVRKLEKLYRRVIAQKAAAASRDLDRDA comes from the coding sequence ATGCGCGTAGGTTTATTCACCGATACCTATCGGCCGTCGATTAACGGCATCGTTTTTGTGGTCGAATCGCTCAAGCGCGAGCTCGAGGCGCTGGGCCACGACGTCTACGTGTTCTGCCCCGCCAAGTCGATGAATCCGGCCAAGCAGGCCGAGCTACTTAACGAAGACCCAGATTCGCATATCATCCGATTCCCGTCGATCAAGGGCGCGTTTTTTGATGATTACGATACGTCGGTGTTTTTCCCGCCGGCGGTGCAGCGTCGCATCAAAGAGCTGGAGCTGGACATCGTGCACATCTTTACGCCGTCGCAAATCGGGCTGGTGGGTGTTAGCGTAGCGCACAAGCAGCAGATCCCTTTGGTCATCCAGCACTGCACCGACATGTACGAATTTGCCGAGCACTATCCGGCGGTACTGCCGGGGATTTTGACGCTGGCTGGCGTGGTGCTACCTCTGTCGATTAAACTGAGGGGTCGTGATTTATTTGAACTGGTCAAGCTATATCGGCCGCGTGGTATCACCAAATGGAACCGGGCCATCATCGAGTGCGTCATCACTATTCTCTACAGCAAAGCCGACGCCGTCATCGCCCTCAGCCGCAAAAGCGTCGCCCAGCTTAGTGGCTGGCAGGACGATGATCATCTGTACGATTTGACATTGCTGCCAAATGGTGTTAATGCTCTGCCGCGGCCGTCGGCGGCTCAGCTCAAGGCCTTTCGGGCGCAGTGGGGTCTACGGGCGTCTGATGAAGTATTTGGCTTCATTGGGCGGCTGGGCGAAGAGAAAAACTTGCCGATTTTGATCCAGGCCTTTGACAAGTACGTCGCCAAGGCTCGCCCCAAATCCAAATTGCTATTCGTCGGCGACTTTGAATACCGCAAAAAGCTTGAGGCGATGGCAGCCGAGAGCAAGTACGCTGATCGGATCATCTTTACCGGCGCTCTGCCGCGCGAGGAATTAGGCGTAGCCTATCAGGCGCTGGATGTGTTTTGCTTCCCGTCACTCAAGGATACGCAGGGCTGGGTGCTACACGAAGCGGCGCACGCCCGCAAGCCAATTATCATCATTGACACGCAAGTATCAGAGGTAGTGCGTGACGGCGTGAACGGTATATTCGTGAAAAATAGGCCCAAGAGTATGGCGGATGCTATCATTACGCTGCTCCGTTCGCCGGCCCGCCGAGCAAGGTTTGGCGCCGAGAGCAAAAAATTAGCGGCCACGTTTACCGAGCGCCGCCAGGTTCGCAAATTAGAGAAATTATATCGCCGAGTTATCGCCCAGAAAGCTGCCGCCGCGTCTCGCGATCTTGATCGCGACGCTTGA
- the smpB gene encoding SsrA-binding protein SmpB has product MTKPAKTKKPSTQAVVNRRARFDYELGEEVVAGLVLTGMEVRAAREGHVQLKGAFVSLRNGELWLNNASFSLRLNVHGQANTRSVDTSVRKLLVSKRQLARFSEAKKQGMTIVPTKLLTSGKFIKVVIALARGKKTYDKRETIKRRDQDRETRRQLSGR; this is encoded by the coding sequence GTGACCAAGCCCGCCAAGACCAAAAAACCATCCACTCAAGCCGTCGTGAATCGCCGAGCGCGATTTGACTATGAGTTGGGCGAGGAGGTTGTGGCTGGGCTGGTGCTGACAGGCATGGAAGTACGCGCCGCCAGGGAAGGGCACGTGCAGCTGAAGGGGGCGTTCGTCAGTCTGCGAAATGGTGAATTGTGGCTGAATAATGCTAGTTTTTCGCTGCGATTGAACGTTCACGGCCAGGCAAATACTCGCAGCGTTGATACTTCAGTGCGGAAATTATTAGTCAGCAAACGCCAATTAGCGCGCTTTTCTGAGGCAAAAAAGCAGGGCATGACCATCGTGCCGACCAAATTATTAACCAGCGGCAAGTTCATTAAAGTAGTCATCGCTCTGGCCAGAGGTAAAAAAACCTACGACAAACGCGAAACCATCAAGCGTCGCGATCAAGATCGCGAGACGCGGCGGCAGCTTTCTGGGCGATAA